From Aptenodytes patagonicus chromosome 1, bAptPat1.pri.cur, whole genome shotgun sequence, one genomic window encodes:
- the LGALS2 gene encoding galectin-2 isoform X3: MGPTLAPVTACRVSAVPRHPLGMQQSLLWCQRCEHGCLTPVQANYPLARMKFYMGPWRGTPRQEKLEIFNLDMKTGDTLKVKGKISDDSDGFSINLGCRSSDLALHFNPRFNESVIVCNSRCSNAWQAEHRDNLLCFSRGSTIKIIIEMLAEKFQVKLPDGHKVEFPNRHCYQMISYMSIRGGFRVTSFKLN, encoded by the exons ATGGGCCCTACCCTCGCGCCAGTGACTGCTTGTCGGGTCTCTGCTGTTCCAAGGCACCCTCTGGGAATGCAGCAAAGCCTCCTCTGGTGCCAGCGGTGTGAACATGGGTGTCTCACACCAGTACAGGCCAACTACCCTCTGGCCAGGATGAAATTCTATATGGGGCCCTGGAGAGGCACTCCCAGGCAG GAAAAACTTGAAATCTTCAACCTGGATATGAAGACTGGGGACACCCTGAAGGTCAAGGGCAAGATATCTGATGATTCTGACGG CTTCAGCATCAATCTCGGCTGCAGATCCTCAGATCTGGCACTTCACTTCAATCCCCGCTTCAATGAGTCTGTCATTGTCTGCAACTCCAGGTGCTCCAATGCCTGGCAGGCAGAGCATCGTGATAACCTCCTCTGTTTCTCTAGGGGCTCCACTATCAAG ATCATCATTGAAATGCTGGCAGAGAAATTCCAAGTGAAACTACCAGATGGGCATAAAGTGGAGTTCCCCAACCGGCACTGCTACCAGATGATCAGCTACATGAGCATCAGGGGAGGCTTCAgggtcacctccttcaagctGAACTGA
- the LGALS2 gene encoding galectin-2 isoform X1, with protein MAEKLEIFNLDMKTGDTLKVKGKISDDSDGFSINLGCRSSDLALHFNPRFNESVIVCNSRCSNAWQAEHRDNLLCFSRGSTIKIIIEMLAEKFQVKLPDGHKVEFPNRHCYQMISYMSIRGGFRVTSFKLN; from the exons ATGGCT GAAAAACTTGAAATCTTCAACCTGGATATGAAGACTGGGGACACCCTGAAGGTCAAGGGCAAGATATCTGATGATTCTGACGG CTTCAGCATCAATCTCGGCTGCAGATCCTCAGATCTGGCACTTCACTTCAATCCCCGCTTCAATGAGTCTGTCATTGTCTGCAACTCCAGGTGCTCCAATGCCTGGCAGGCAGAGCATCGTGATAACCTCCTCTGTTTCTCTAGGGGCTCCACTATCAAG ATCATCATTGAAATGCTGGCAGAGAAATTCCAAGTGAAACTACCAGATGGGCATAAAGTGGAGTTCCCCAACCGGCACTGCTACCAGATGATCAGCTACATGAGCATCAGGGGAGGCTTCAgggtcacctccttcaagctGAACTGA
- the LGALS2 gene encoding galectin-2 isoform X2: MKTGDTLKVKGKISDDSDGFSINLGCRSSDLALHFNPRFNESVIVCNSRCSNAWQAEHRDNLLCFSRGSTIKIIIEMLAEKFQVKLPDGHKVEFPNRHCYQMISYMSIRGGFRVTSFKLN; the protein is encoded by the exons ATGAAGACTGGGGACACCCTGAAGGTCAAGGGCAAGATATCTGATGATTCTGACGG CTTCAGCATCAATCTCGGCTGCAGATCCTCAGATCTGGCACTTCACTTCAATCCCCGCTTCAATGAGTCTGTCATTGTCTGCAACTCCAGGTGCTCCAATGCCTGGCAGGCAGAGCATCGTGATAACCTCCTCTGTTTCTCTAGGGGCTCCACTATCAAG ATCATCATTGAAATGCTGGCAGAGAAATTCCAAGTGAAACTACCAGATGGGCATAAAGTGGAGTTCCCCAACCGGCACTGCTACCAGATGATCAGCTACATGAGCATCAGGGGAGGCTTCAgggtcacctccttcaagctGAACTGA
- the CDC42EP1 gene encoding cdc42 effector protein 1 — translation MSLGKLPMLSWVSGSHGKRRLKSELTPDMISPPLGDFRHTMHVGRGGDVFGDTSFLSNHGGADTAKANNFFARTLRHVRRTPLRSRGSGGQVGASPAPPAISPIIKNAVSLPQLNEGTYDGSGGRGLTSKFSFKSASNSFSKTHQAYGLESGFCTIPRVPRLEKAQESAFPGEAELKRSDSLLSFRLDLGPSLMSELLQVMSFSETNGSEVGDDGPDLPCGEGTKDEVSPALGASHGEDKAASSFWDHSGQSSLSGASSLPGLSVRANGEAHAIEGAGEDPVWASGLGAAPRGTPWQGHWNDCTIEAGEFDRAAQVLARHYGGTSTPRSSEKGEGPRQARTQTLWESPSSSLWRSQVTGENQSPEVTWNQGEEEEEAAAELSSLQEGYAGARGVRSNSFEYADDDEEEDDEVKV, via the exons ATGAGCCTGGGGAAGCTGCCAATGCTCAGCTGGGTGTCGGGCTCCCATGGCAAGCGGCGGCTGAAGTCAGAGCTGACACCGGACATGATCAGCCCACCGCTGGGGGACTTTCGGCACACCATGCATGTGGGGCGTGGTGGGGATGTCTTCGGGGACACCTCCTTCCTCAGCAACCACGGTGGGGCCGATACGGCCAAAGCCAACAACTTCTTTGCCCGGACACTGCGGCACGTCCGCCGGACACCACTGAGGAGCCGGGGCAGCGGGGGCCAAGTCGGGGCATCACCTGCCCCCCCAGCCATCTCACCCATCATCAAGAATGCTGTCTCACTGCCGCAGCTCAACGAGGGGACATATGACGGCAGCGGTGGCCGGGGCTTGACCAGCAAGTTCTCCTTCAAAAGTGCCTCCAACAGCTTCTCCAAAACACACCAGGCCTACG GGCTGGAGTCTGGGTTTTGCACCATCCCTCGCGTCCCTCGCTTGGAAAAGGCCCAAGAAAGCGCCTTCCCTGGGGAAGCAGAGCTGAAGCGCTCGGACTCCCTGCTCTCCTTCCGCCTGGACCTGGGGCCCTCCCTGATGAGCGAGCTCCTCCAGGTGATGAGCTTCTCCGAAACCAATGGGAGCGAGGTGGGGGACGATGGCCCAGACCTCCCGTGTGGTGAGGGGACCAAGGACGAGGTCTCTCCAGCGTTAGGAGCATCCCACGGAGAGGACAAGGCAGCTTCCAGCTTCTGGGACCACTCTGGGCAAAGCAGCCTGTCGGGGGCCAGCTCGCTGCCAGGACTGTCAGTCCGTGCCAATGGAGAGGCACATGCCATCGAGGGCGCTGGAGAGGACCCTGTCTGGGCttcggggctgggggcagcaccCAGAGGGACCCCGTGGCAGGGGCACTGGAACGACTGCACCATCGAGGCGGGAGAGTTTGACCGGGCAGCCCAGGTCCTGGCCCGCCATTACGGTGGGACCAGCACCCCGCGGAGCTCGGAGAAGGGCGAGGGTCCCCGGCAGGCCCGGACGCAGACCCTGTGggagagccccagcagcagcttgTGGCGGTCACAAGTGACAGGGGAGAACCAGTCCCCTGAGGTCACCTGGAAccaaggagaagaggaggaggaggcagcagccgaGCTCTCCAGCCTGCAGGAGGGGTATGCTGGTGCCCGGGGGGTGCGCAGCAATTCCTTCGAGTACGCGGAcgacgatgaggaggaggatgatgaagtCAAGGTGTGA